The Curtobacterium poinsettiae DNA segment CCCGGCGATGCGCGCGCCGGCGAGTGGCTGCGACGCGGCGAACTCGTCACGCAGGGACATCAGGCCCGGCATCTCGTTCTCGGCGAGGCGGATCTGGTGCCGGCCCGCTTCGGCGAGGGAGAGGTCGGCGACACGGAACGCAGCAGCGGTGCGGGTTTCGGTGGGCATGCCCACCAGTCTTCCATGCCGGGAGGCGCGGATCACCAGCAGATCCCGGTCACGTCCCACGGGCCTCCGGTCCGACCACCGCGGCACGTCGCGGACGCGAGCCGTCAGTCGGCGTCGCGCGGCAGCGGCTCGCGCCGCACCACCTGCCAGCCGCGCGGGACGCGCAGGGCGGCAGCGTGCCGGGCGCAGAGGTCGTAGCCGTGCGGCTCGACCCGGGTCGACAGCGGCCCGACGACGACCATGGAGTCGCCGTAGTCGTACGTCAGGGTCGACGAAGCACTGTTGGCACACGCCACCTTGCTGCAGATCCGCACGTCCATCTCGACAGGGAGCCTAGCGGAGCGTCCGGCGCGTACCCGTCCCCGCGTACGATGTGGGGATGCGTCGGAAGCCTCGCCTCGTCACCCCGGTCGACCGCGCTCGGGGGCGCTCCCGGCACGGCCGCGGTGGGCGTTCGAGCGTGACCGGGCCCGAGCTCGCCCCGATCATCACCCGTGCCGAGGCGTTCGACCGGATCGTCGGCGACAGCGCGCACTACCTGCTCGGTCTCTGGCCCGAGGAGCTCTCCGGCGTCGTCTTCCAGGTGGCGGACATGCCCAGCGACACCTCGCTGCCGGAGGAGATGCCACGCTGGCGGATCGACCGCGACAGCCGCCGCGTGACCGTCTTCCGGATCCCCGTCGAACGGGTGAACCGGAGCCCCGAGAAGGACGACTCGGACCGCCGCATCATCATCGAGACCGCGGTGTTCCGCGCGGTCGGCGAGCTGATCGGCAAGGACCCGTGGGACCTGGCACCGGACCGCTACCGCCACTGGTGAGCCGCCCGCGCCGGTCCGACCGCGCCGGCCGTCGTGCCCGGCGTCAGGGGTAGACGCGGACCGGGGTGGAGACGTCGGTCGCCGGCCGCACCGGGAACCCGGCGATGCCGTCGGCCCCTCGGTAGGTCACGCCCGCGACGATGCCCTCCGTGCCGGTCAGCGTGAGCTGCTTCGCGGTCTGCACCGGGAGCGTCACGGTCGCACCGGAGAGGATCTCCAGCGTCCGACGCTCGTCGCCCGACCGCACCGTGACGGAGCGGTCCTGACGGGTGGGGTTCACGAAGTTCAGGCGCACGCCCTCACCCGGGGCGATGGCGGTGATCGTCCGGTCCCCCAGCGGCTCGGCCGAGGCGAACCACCCGAGGTCGGTGCCGCTGCTGGCACCGTCGGTCGGCGTCGTGGTGCGTGCACCGGTGACGACCGGCTCGGTCGAGGTGACGGTGAACGAGTACCGGCCGTCCGGGAAGTCGTCGAGCGCGACGTCGGTGACGACCCCGGGCTCGGCGGTGGCGTTGACGGTCGTGCCGCCGCCGTCGGCCGTGCTGATGCCGAGGGTGACGCGGGCCGACTTCGTGCCGGGGACGAACAGCCGGACGATCGGCGCCGCGTCGGCCGTGTCGTCCCCGCGCTGGGCGGCCTGCGCGTCGGCGAGGGCGACGGCGGGGATGACCTGCGAGCGGGACGGGGCGGCCCCACCGGAGACGATGTCGTAGCCGCCCGGGGTGAGGGTGCGGACGACGGACTCCTGCATGTGCGCGACGATCTGACCGCCGGACGACGTGACGTGCACGACGGTGGAGGCGGCGTCGGACA contains these protein-coding regions:
- a CDS encoding DUF3499 family protein — encoded protein: MDVRICSKVACANSASSTLTYDYGDSMVVVGPLSTRVEPHGYDLCARHAAALRVPRGWQVVRREPLPRDAD
- a CDS encoding metallopeptidase family protein, with protein sequence MRRKPRLVTPVDRARGRSRHGRGGRSSVTGPELAPIITRAEAFDRIVGDSAHYLLGLWPEELSGVVFQVADMPSDTSLPEEMPRWRIDRDSRRVTVFRIPVERVNRSPEKDDSDRRIIIETAVFRAVGELIGKDPWDLAPDRYRHW
- a CDS encoding DUF5719 family protein; its protein translation is MSTNPSSVRRWIVRGTATAVAVVVAAGAVTAAHAIGTESEPGRPAGRTVTPVPAAAERVCAGSALRLSDDAGNDATQASTVGTATVATATTGSTVERSSLDPSTTGGSDPRLLTAPAGETTPQVAGSSFQSVSSGDLVGAGAASCDDPTQSTWLVGGSTETGRTSLVTLSNPTDVNATVDLTIFDGSGTVSAPGTTGIVVAPNTQKVVPLSGFVSDAASTVVHVTSSGGQIVAHMQESVVRTLTPGGYDIVSGGAAPSRSQVIPAVALADAQAAQRGDDTADAAPIVRLFVPGTKSARVTLGISTADGGGTTVNATAEPGVVTDVALDDFPDGRYSFTVTSTEPVVTGARTTTPTDGASSGTDLGWFASAEPLGDRTITAIAPGEGVRLNFVNPTRQDRSVTVRSGDERRTLEILSGATVTLPVQTAKQLTLTGTEGIVAGVTYRGADGIAGFPVRPATDVSTPVRVYP